From a single Maniola hyperantus chromosome 3, iAphHyp1.2, whole genome shotgun sequence genomic region:
- the LOC117996301 gene encoding carbonyl reductase [NADPH] 1-like — MINVAVVVGAASNLGYQVLKKLTKVYKGKIYFTAEDESAGYNIHDVLKKNNSNLEYFKVDVAYTKSIIKFRHHIQDRDERIELLINITDYVPTERHLSHFEKVRRTLSVNFYGYINFGKLVYPLLTENARVVNVSGPAGLLTTIENEAIRKRISNPELTEDDLVAIIQEYEEAARKGVEKTEGWGSVTAFSKVALSAVTFLQHRQWSDKGVVINCVNPGNVTSREDRKSTKVFEEGANAILYLALEAPLTLKGNFVWSNYSVIEWNSDPFVEVTSV, encoded by the coding sequence ATGATTAACGTAGCTGTCGTCGTGGGAGCGGCTAGCAATCTCGGCTACCAAGTTTTAAAGAAGCTAACCAAAGTTTACAAAGGAAAAATATACTTCACGGCCGAGGATGAGTCCGCCGGGTACAACATTCACGATGTCTTGAAAAAAAACAACTCAAACCTCGAATACTTCAAGGTTGACGTCGCGTACACGAAAAGCATTATAAAATTTAGGCATCACATACAAGATCGAGATGAAAGGATTGAGTTATTGATCAACATCACCGACTACGTTCCCACGGAGAGACATTTGTCGCATTTTGAAAAAGTGAGGCGAACACTAAGCGTTAACTTCTACGGATACATAAACTTTGGGAAACTCGTGTATCCCTTGTTAACGGAAAACGCTCGAGTTGTCAACGTATCGGGACCAGCTGGACTTTTAACCACAATCGAAAACGAAGCTATAAGAAAAAGAATCAGTAATCCAGAACTCACAGAAGATGACTTAGTGGCGATCATTCAAGAATATGAAGAAGCTGCTCGAAAAGGAGTTGAAAAAACAGAAGGTTGGGGAAGTGTTACAGCGTTCAGCAAAGTTGCATTAAGTGCTGTCACATTCCTCCAACACAGACAATGGTCTGATAAAGGTGTCGTTATCAACTGCGTGAATCCAGGCAACGTGACTAGTCGCGAAGACAGAAAATCTACTAAAGTGTTCGAGGAAGGCGCCAACGCGATATTATATCTGGCCTTGGAGGCGCCTTTGACTCTGAAAGGGAATTTCGTGTGGAGCAACTACAGTGTGATAGAATGGAACAGTGACCCATTTGTAGAAGTTACTAGCGTGTAG